Proteins from one Ketobacter alkanivorans genomic window:
- a CDS encoding PP2C family protein-serine/threonine phosphatase, which yields MVHVVSISHKGTKSSVNEDACIALASKGIFVVADGVGGGPSGDFASRTLVEEIDSMCRDGEHSEEDLLLAIQVANEKIFSAAQDSRLNGMATTVVAVVLDQESLMVCHVGDSRAYRLRSGQLTPLTKDHSKIVEKGNDVRKQVVTNALGIRESVKVEISRSDFVSGDLLFLMTDGVSDVLDDAVICEILNGANRSVSDRVLQLVSESEARGGKDDKTVLCVF from the coding sequence ATGGTGCATGTTGTATCAATCAGCCATAAAGGCACAAAGTCTTCGGTGAATGAAGATGCCTGTATAGCGTTAGCTAGCAAAGGTATTTTTGTGGTGGCCGATGGTGTCGGTGGCGGGCCATCTGGCGATTTTGCCTCCAGAACGCTGGTGGAAGAAATAGACAGTATGTGTCGGGATGGCGAGCATTCGGAGGAGGATCTGTTGCTCGCAATTCAGGTCGCTAACGAGAAAATTTTCAGTGCGGCGCAGGATTCAAGGTTGAATGGTATGGCAACAACGGTTGTTGCTGTGGTGCTGGATCAAGAGTCGTTAATGGTGTGTCATGTGGGTGATAGCCGTGCATACAGACTCCGTAGCGGTCAATTAACCCCGCTTACTAAGGATCATTCCAAGATAGTCGAGAAAGGCAATGATGTTCGCAAGCAAGTTGTCACCAATGCGCTGGGCATAAGAGAATCGGTGAAAGTTGAAATTAGTCGATCTGATTTTGTGTCGGGGGATTTGTTGTTTTTGATGACAGACGGTGTTTCCGATGTGCTTGATGATGCGGTTATATGCGAAATCCTAAACGGCGCGAATCGATCCGTTTCTGATCGCGTGTTGCAGTTGGTTTCAGAAAGCGAGGCTAGGGGCGGAAAGGACGATAAAACAGTGTTGTGTGTATTCTGA
- a CDS encoding tetratricopeptide repeat protein, whose product MRSLLIAVALVLIAGCASNASKLGDMQANGQTAQEKIRAQLSTHYDLGESLYKAGKLGEAEAEFLKMLALTPGEPNACYRLGTIAFKLADYEKSAAYFEDTIRANPKHFKAHFNLASIRLMQSENHFKYYAALVDPDTDIQKVSQLVADIDKFNNKQLAPSNEQTLDNLATTIKK is encoded by the coding sequence ATGCGATCACTATTGATTGCTGTGGCGCTCGTTCTAATAGCCGGTTGTGCGAGCAATGCTAGTAAGTTAGGTGATATGCAAGCTAACGGGCAGACTGCGCAAGAAAAAATAAGAGCGCAGCTATCGACCCACTATGATTTGGGTGAGAGCTTATACAAAGCGGGCAAGCTTGGTGAAGCTGAGGCTGAATTTTTAAAGATGCTTGCGCTTACCCCCGGTGAGCCTAACGCTTGTTATAGATTGGGCACGATAGCGTTTAAGTTAGCGGACTATGAAAAATCCGCTGCTTATTTTGAGGATACAATTAGGGCTAATCCCAAGCATTTTAAGGCACACTTTAATCTGGCCTCCATTAGATTGATGCAGTCTGAGAATCATTTCAAATACTACGCTGCACTGGTCGATCCTGACACCGATATACAAAAAGTATCTCAGTTAGTGGCGGACATAGACAAGTTCAACAATAAGCAGCTTGCTCCCAGCAATGAGCAAACTCTCGATAACCTCGCCACAACCATAAAAAAATAA
- a CDS encoding FHA domain-containing protein: MNRKSDSFVVESTPVLDLKKNGLENHSEQGMGPAQSWDADRTEVYADIEDSDAIASLVADTGESYPITTFPFVIGRGTECDLVMQGKGISRKHAEIVFQSGRFVVNDIESLNGIKVNGYKVARVILEEKDVIKLGEVTLTFHSGDSSGGSATEASEEPKKGLFAKRDSAGAEKDDTFGPSPVKKIAGMMVVVVAIGVFAYVGLGFIQGGASSSGLQAPPQQAAASAPSQQQAASPNVTPSVVTPSPAVAATPQAAPSFASPNPQVATPPPASSIAPPPSLAMVPKSVETPRAAEVEASVPDKPAPKKQSPNLNSQADAARSTAISLYSQGKAPQALAELKQYIGNAAVSKSYQDRVRSTYGDIDGLYSQYTDAQKAYASGDKDRAFSSWTNFMSQESALLKGQKSAYSRSIVTKVMDEYVERGNQAFNQEDFHGAYNYWNKAIELGDSVSAKIAIDNLNNKAQQLYRQALRLEYVNTNKSKAMWAEVTRLLPPGTEYNTKASAKLAWYEKWGS; this comes from the coding sequence ATGAATCGTAAATCTGACAGTTTCGTTGTGGAATCCACTCCTGTACTAGACCTGAAAAAAAATGGTCTGGAAAATCACAGTGAGCAAGGTATGGGGCCGGCCCAGTCGTGGGATGCAGATCGTACTGAGGTCTACGCAGATATTGAAGATTCTGACGCTATTGCCTCGCTTGTGGCTGATACCGGTGAATCTTACCCAATAACGACATTCCCCTTTGTTATTGGGCGCGGCACTGAATGTGATCTGGTGATGCAGGGTAAGGGCATATCACGAAAGCATGCCGAAATTGTGTTTCAATCGGGGCGCTTTGTTGTTAACGATATTGAAAGCTTAAACGGCATTAAAGTTAATGGTTACAAAGTGGCCAGGGTTATCCTTGAGGAAAAGGATGTCATCAAGCTTGGCGAGGTCACACTGACCTTTCATTCCGGTGATTCATCTGGCGGTAGCGCTACAGAAGCTTCAGAAGAGCCAAAGAAAGGGTTGTTTGCAAAAAGAGATAGCGCTGGCGCCGAAAAAGACGACACATTCGGCCCCAGCCCAGTTAAAAAAATCGCTGGCATGATGGTCGTTGTAGTGGCTATAGGTGTGTTTGCGTATGTCGGCCTTGGTTTTATCCAAGGCGGAGCAAGTTCTTCTGGATTACAGGCGCCGCCACAGCAGGCGGCAGCATCTGCCCCGTCGCAGCAACAGGCAGCCTCACCAAACGTTACGCCAAGTGTTGTGACTCCATCGCCAGCAGTCGCTGCCACTCCGCAGGCTGCACCTTCCTTTGCCAGCCCCAACCCTCAGGTGGCAACACCTCCACCGGCCAGCTCCATAGCGCCTCCGCCTAGTTTGGCAATGGTTCCTAAGAGCGTTGAAACGCCAAGGGCTGCTGAAGTGGAAGCCAGTGTTCCTGATAAGCCTGCTCCGAAAAAGCAATCGCCGAATTTAAACTCCCAGGCGGATGCTGCCCGTAGCACGGCAATCAGTCTATATTCTCAAGGGAAGGCACCCCAAGCTCTTGCTGAGTTAAAGCAGTACATTGGCAATGCAGCAGTTTCGAAAAGCTATCAGGATCGGGTCAGGAGCACTTACGGGGATATTGATGGATTGTATTCTCAGTACACAGATGCCCAAAAAGCCTATGCATCAGGTGACAAAGATCGTGCTTTCAGCTCGTGGACCAACTTTATGTCGCAGGAATCTGCTTTGCTCAAAGGGCAGAAGAGCGCTTACAGTCGATCCATTGTGACCAAAGTAATGGATGAGTATGTTGAGCGTGGCAATCAGGCATTCAACCAAGAAGATTTTCATGGTGCTTATAACTACTGGAACAAAGCTATCGAGTTGGGTGACAGCGTAAGCGCCAAAATAGCGATCGATAATTTGAATAACAAGGCGCAGCAACTGTATAGGCAGGCGCTTCGTCTTGAGTATGTAAATACAAATAAATCCAAAGCTATGTGGGCTGAAGTGACAAGGTTGCTGCCCCCCGGTACAGAGTACAACACCAAAGCCAGCGCGAAATTGGCTTGGTACGAGAAATGGGGTAGCTGA
- a CDS encoding DUF192 domain-containing protein: MSEANQRRCCRSADGALGVLLPEVRIANTFMSRLIGLLSRSSLGLTEGLLITPCTSIHTFFMRFPIDVVFLDANNRVLGFSTMIKPNRVRLAPRGTKSVLEVAEGNVTRTGIRLDDILIFD, translated from the coding sequence ATGAGCGAAGCTAATCAACGTAGGTGTTGCCGATCCGCAGATGGTGCGTTGGGTGTATTGCTGCCCGAGGTACGAATCGCCAATACATTTATGTCAAGGCTGATAGGTCTTCTGTCCAGGTCAAGTCTTGGGCTTACTGAGGGGCTGTTGATCACGCCTTGTACCAGTATTCACACGTTTTTTATGCGTTTCCCGATTGATGTGGTATTTCTCGATGCTAACAATCGAGTGCTTGGCTTCAGTACGATGATAAAGCCTAATAGAGTAAGGTTGGCTCCGCGTGGCACTAAATCAGTGCTTGAGGTTGCAGAAGGTAACGTTACTCGCACAGGAATTCGCTTGGATGACATTCTTATATTTGATTAA